The genomic interval AAAAGTAGCtcgcctctccctccccctgacCTCTGACACatgaccatcatcaccatccccgcaCATGGCCCATCCCAAATCTCATCTCCCCGTCGCCACGTGTCCCCGAGCACTCTCGGGCTTCCATTCTCCAAAACAATCAAAGCGAGCGAACACGAACGCACTTTGATTCGTTCCGTTCCCCTTTCTCTATCTCACGCGGACAGAGGACGGAACGGAAACGGGGCTCGGTACTTCGGCTTTAGCTCGTCATGGATTGATTGTGCGTGGCCTATTGTTTTGTCTGTTGTTCATTGCTGTTCTTTGTTGTACGGGTCCCGGATCCTCGGGTTTGGTCGCCGGTGAGGGAAGGGAGCGGGGACTTGCCGTTGATTATTGTGTGACTCTTCGGGTATCTCCGAGGCGTAGCTTTTAGAGAAGGAgttgttttatttttttatattttttatattttttatatttttttatatttttatatttttagtTTTGCTGTGGCTTCTATTAGGGAGGAAAACAATCAGTGTCTGTCTGGGACTGGAGTTTGGGGCTTTCTTGGGGCACACATATTACtcttgcttttttttcttgggagggaggagattcATGTACTCTATTCGCTATTCATGTAAGGCAGATACACAGGCTGGTTATGTGTTAAGAATTTGAGATTGGGTTGGAAAGAGCGTGTTCAAGGGGAGTGTTGTTACCAGTTCCGAGACGAGGGGCTATAGCCTCGCTTGCGCGTATCGACCATTGCTGGGTTCAAGCATAGGATGCCTTTCCGGAGACCCTCCCAAACCGGGGTCCATTCCTGACCATATCTTTGTCCCCTTCCacaccttctcctcttcacaGCCTTACCCTTATCACCATCACTATCACATGGCTCAGCCTCATCTCTCTCGTCACAATAGGTAGATGCAAAAGACAGAAAGATTCGCAATAGGGGTATCTACAACCAAAAATCTACATCAAACAGCAAACTCACAAACTTCCCAGTACATCCACCCCGTATCCTCCGTCCCCGTTCCAAACCCCAATTCCGGTCCCGAAAAAACAGGCGTGGCTTGGCGGCCGGGAACTTCCCTACTATCTACAGACCCAAGTACCTctacccccccaacccaaacaaagAAAGGcttatcaccaccaactcgcAGTCACTACACCCGCCCAGATTCAGCCCCAAGTTCTCATAACCCCGCGATAAGAACAATGAAATGATGCGATCCCTCAGCCTACCTCCATACCAAAAGTCCCTTAACCAGCAACCCATCACCTACCATAGGAAGCTAAAGCACCTCCGGAACAAAAGGCCCCCTCAATGTAGCGCTGCTCTGactccccctcttctccttatTCGCAATCTGCGAAGGGAGTAACTCGTCATAGAGGTTCATCTCCGGACCAACATCTGACCCAGCCCGACTCCTTGGCCCAGGAGTAGCACCATCAACAGACTTGACGCTCCCCTCCGAGCAAGCCCTCTGATGCCTCCCCCCCAGCGCCTGCCAGAGCGCATCCTGGGGtatctccttcttgttcaCGTCCGGTGTGCTATGCTGCGGCACCCTCAAGGGGTCAGGGACGAGGGTTCTATCCACCGGTTGGGTCGAGTGTTCGTTTCTCAGGGGGTGTCGCTGAAATCGTTGATCCCAGTAGTCTTGTCGTGACTCTTCGAAATAGGGCGTCTCTGGATAAGGAACGGTAGGCGTCGGACCGGAGAATTGGATCTGCACTGTTGGCTGCGGCGGTGGGGGGTTACAAGTTTGAATGGTAGCTGGCTGGAAACTATGATACCCCATCGGAGGAGGGCTCTTAACCGACTGCGGCGGACTAGTCAAATTGTTCAGAGTAGGCGACCAGAGCGGGCTCGTCTGCGCGCTGTAACAGGACGGAGATGACTGCGCGCTGTGCGTAGAGGATGACGCCGAGCTGGGGCGGCTGTttggggcggaggagctcATGTTTTGGCTGAAGCTCGGGGTGCGGATTGTGTTGTCGGTCGTGGAGATCCGGTCTGCATTGCTTGGGGTACGGATTTGACTCCCGGGCTTGTTGCTGGCGATTTCGGCCTTAATCTTCAGCCTGTCAACGAGCGCGGCGTGGGATTTCTTGAGTGTCTTTTTCACGAAACCTGCCATGAAGACGTTGCACTTCATGTTGACGTCCTCGCGGATGTAGAGACCGataggggggaggttgaggccgaGTTCGGATGGTCGGGGGATTTCGCCTGGGAGGCTGCCGCCTACGGACCATTTATCGCGGATGGCTAGTGGGCCTGAGGTTAGTGATGGGTGTGATGTGGTGGAAAGAAAACAGACATACTCAGCCCTGCTGGCGCATAGCAGTGCGTCTGCACCCCGTCAGGCAGATCATGGAACGCGCATGTGTAAGTGACATCCCCCGTTACAAGCCCGCCAGGTAAATACGAGATCTTATCTGTGAGAGAAAACCACTGGCAGTTGAGTTCATCTGGGCTTGCgtgaggtgggggaggaataGGATGTCGCTCCTTGACCAGCGGGTTCAAATCGATCATCTCCTCATGGTCGTGGAGGAAGTTGACGACCACCTCCCGAGTGATGttcggcggcagcggcgtaACCGTTGTAAACACTGTGCGTTTCGACATCCTGGAGCCGTGGGTGGCAGATCTTTTGCGGAAAACAAACAACTCTATTTTTTCTGGTCAACAAAAGATATCTAGGTAGGGTAAGTATATAGGTAAGGTAACTGACGGGAGAACGGCGGGGTGGTGAGTGTGTCCAGgggcaccaccaacacaagTGTCAAACGAAACGTCATGGCGGCTTTGTTCAGGTAGACAGAAAGTCCCTTCCAATCGGCTGTGGCGTTGCCGAACTTGGCCCTTTGTTGCTTTCTTTGTTTCTGACTTgcctgctgctggctgggctgctgctgctgcgctcCAACCTGAAAACGTGGTCGGCAGTGCAGCAGCCAACCACCTCGGAAATAGCGACCCTCCTTCTGCAGGCCCAGTGCCACCGTTAAACCAACAGGGGTTCAGATgtgtgtgctgctgctgagtCGCCCGCCAAAGCTTATCTCAGCCGTTCCAACGAACCGCTGTTCGGTCTCAGATCCTCGGATCACCAACACCCGGCTGTTGGCCACATGGACCCTCGGGAGCCAACATGTCATAATGTGCGACTTCCCGCAAGACATACTGTATTGGTGCGAATATATATATTCACCATCCCTCTAATCGGCCGACAAGCGCCATCATTACAAATCATATAAGTCGTAGGCTGAGCATCCTCAGATCTCCTTGCACCAGCGCGCCAAAACCGCATTGAGTTTTACCGCCGCCGGAATCTCCTCGAGTGCGACATCCAGCTTCCACATCTTGGAGTCCAGCCCGCTCAGACCAGCtgttcctctccctcccgaAGCCGCCGGCACAAGGAGACCGAGCGCAACTAGCCGCTCCCAGGCCATTCCTGCGATACCACGACCCCACACTCTTGTTCCGCCTCCAAGAACGAGAAGTCCCGAGCTTGCCGTCTGAGCTCGCTGCTTACTCATGAGCGACGAATACTCGTCGTAAGCCATCGCGAAGTTTACCGTATCCGTATGTGCTACAATGTCCAGGCGCGCCGCTGCGATCAAGAGTGAGAGGTCTAGATCTGATAGTGATTCCAGCATGTGCAGTTTCGAGTCCGGTGGGTCCAAAGAAACAGCGATGTTGGGTGCTGGTATCCGCAGGAAgggagatgttggtgttAAACCCGCCAAAGGCATGACACACGTCGTCAAGAAAGCAGAGGTCGACTTTGTGGTAGCAAAATATGACTCGAGGTGGTCTTTAAATCTCTGATCTTTGCTGTAGAGACGCTGCATTCGCCTGTTAGTACATGCGACTACATCCGCAAAGCTCATGGGAACTTACCTCGATCCGTTCGTTCCACCACTTCCAGAACTCTTCATGACCCTCCAGGGactcatcaacaccctcagcTTCCATATCCTCCGCATCAATACTAAGTCCTTGCCTGCATACATCCCAGAATGCGGGAAGACTCTTTGGCAATGACAGATAGACATATCTGTGGCTGAATCGACTCTTGACTCTCTTCTCCAGACTCTCTACCACGTCGATCCTCGTCGTCAGACCAACAACCGCAATAGGCGCTTTCCGAGCCTGTGCAATATCAAACAGATTGTACAGAAGCGTTTGTCTGGCATGTGTGGCGAACAGATCGAACTCGTCTATCACAAATACAATTGACTTAGATGTGACGCCTTCGTGTGATTCGGCGATCTCCGAGGGATGCGACAACAAAGCTAGCAGAGAAGCCATCGTGTCTGCGTAGTTGCTCGTCTGCATTTAATCAGCATTTCCTCGTGTTGTTTCGTATAAGGCAGTCCAAACCTACCTTGTTAACAAGATCATCCTCCACAGCCATCTCCTTGCCCAACTGCCGCCAGATCTCCCTCAACGCCAGCTTATCATCAGTATGAATGAACCCATTTAGCCTTACGACGTGAAACTCCTCCTTATGTTGCTTAGACACATCAGAGATAACCGACTCTATCAGCGTCGTCTTGCCACACCCCCGCGCACCAATGACCAACATTGAGTTaccctcaccagcaacaatCGTCTGCTCCACCAGCTGAAACGTCTTCCCATACGCTTCGTTCTGCCCAAAAAGCTTGATCCGTCGCCTCCCAGAGCACCGATCAAGCAATACCCTTTGTGCCACACGCAAATGGTGTTCAAAATTGGTGATATCGGGCAGATCCTCAGCAACCTGCGCAACCATCGCGGCTTTCATGTCTTGGAATGAAGCCCCCCTAACCTTTGCTGTATCGTCCACGCTCAGCATCCCTGCCGCTTTCTTCTCTGCACAGTCCTTGCAGAACCAGTCTCCCTTGGGAATCCTCGCAACGCCATAACACTTCTGATGAACAGCCATGTCGCAACTGTCACAAAACAGAATTTGGTTTCCACGTTTTGAGTCGGGTTTCGAGCAAACGGTGCAgacctcatcatcttcttcctcctcgctctcttcctcctccgcctcgttTTCGTCCTCGGGCCCAACTTCGCCATCAAGTCCCACCCCATGCTTTTCCCCtgtcttcttcgtcggagtaccctcctcatcttcctcactttcctcctcatcatcactcttTTCCTTCGCAGCAAAAACAACAttcttctttcccctcttcccatccactcccttttcctttctcggCGTAAGTATCCCCTTTGGAACCGCGTgcatcccaccaccccgtAAGCTCGTCGCCGCTTTCCCTGAGAGCTTCTTTGTCGTGGTgacatcgtcctcctcctgctccgcGACAG from Podospora pseudoanserina strain CBS 124.78 chromosome 6, whole genome shotgun sequence carries:
- a CDS encoding hypothetical protein (EggNog:ENOG503P23C); the encoded protein is MSKRTVFTTVTPLPPNITREVVVNFLHDHEEMIDLNPLVKERHPIPPPPHASPDELNCQWFSLTDKISYLPGGLVTGDVTYTCAFHDLPDGVQTHCYAPAGLTIRDKWSVGGSLPGEIPRPSELGLNLPPIGLYIREDVNMKCNVFMAGFVKKTLKKSHAALVDRLKIKAEIASNKPGSQIRTPSNADRISTTDNTIRTPSFSQNMSSSAPNSRPSSASSSTHSAQSSPSCYSAQTSPLWSPTLNNLTSPPQSVKSPPPMGYHSFQPATIQTCNPPPPQPTVQIQFSGPTPTVPYPETPYFEESRQDYWDQRFQRHPLRNEHSTQPVDRTLVPDPLRVPQHSTPDVNKKEIPQDALWQALGGRHQRACSEGSVKSVDGATPGPRSRAGSDVGPEMNLYDELLPSQIANKEKRGSQSSATLRGPFVPEVL
- the ORC4 gene encoding origin recognition complex subunit 4 (COG:L; EggNog:ENOG503NYTH; BUSCO:EOG092630MJ), giving the protein MAPRGTTTAAAAGKKRARSQNEDEPELSSTTAAKRVRVSKESTATATNSAKPRRRRVAPAPAAANNSDEAPDSEEPQPKPLTATKKTRQPSVKKKSNIYDFPASDEDELSSAEVTTTTVPATKRKATVKSVTSAPRNDKENVEEPPAEKKKRGRPPNKPVAAETVAEQEEDDVTTTKKLSGKAATSLRGGGMHAVPKGILTPRKEKGVDGKRGKKNVVFAAKEKSDDEEESEEDEEGTPTKKTGEKHGVGLDGEVGPEDENEAEEEESEEEEDDEVCTVCSKPDSKRGNQILFCDSCDMAVHQKCYGVARIPKGDWFCKDCAEKKAAGMLSVDDTAKVRGASFQDMKAAMVAQVAEDLPDITNFEHHLRVAQRVLLDRCSGRRRIKLFGQNEAYGKTFQLVEQTIVAGEGNSMLVIGARGCGKTTLIESVISDVSKQHKEEFHVVRLNGFIHTDDKLALREIWRQLGKEMAVEDDLVNKTSNYADTMASLLALLSHPSEIAESHEGVTSKSIVFVIDEFDLFATHARQTLLYNLFDIAQARKAPIAVVGLTTRIDVVESLEKRVKSRFSHRYVYLSLPKSLPAFWDVCRQGLSIDAEDMEAEGVDESLEGHEEFWKWWNERIERLYSKDQRFKDHLESYFATTKSTSAFLTTCVMPLAGLTPTSPFLRIPAPNIAVSLDPPDSKLHMLESLSDLDLSLLIAAARLDIVAHTDTVNFAMAYDEYSSLMSKQRAQTASSGLLVLGGGTRVWGRGIAGMAWERLVALGLLVPAASGGRGTAGLSGLDSKMWKLDVALEEIPAAVKLNAVLARWCKEI